In Primulina huaijiensis isolate GDHJ02 unplaced genomic scaffold, ASM1229523v2 scaffold20025, whole genome shotgun sequence, the following are encoded in one genomic region:
- the LOC140966138 gene encoding ankyrin repeat-containing protein At2g01680-like, with amino-acid sequence MDSKSLRFITHQSFFSAVRSNDLESLKSIVQNEGQDLSVWMALQNDEKQTALYVSAENNLVEVFNYLVGFCDLETVMMRAKGDMDTFHVAAARGHLGIVQELLKKWPELCKVCNSTNTSPLYSAASQGHVDVVNAILDADVSSMMIVRKNGKTPLHTTARYGRLNIVKALVQRDPGIVSIKDKKGQTALHMAVKGQETSVVDELLEADHSILNERDKKGNMALHIATRKNRSQIVGLLLTYAHVEVNAINIQRETAMDIAEKLQYGDSALEIKEALVEAGAKHARHIGQADEAMELKRTVSDIKHEVHSQIKQNEKTQRRVSGIAKELKKIHREAVQNTINSVTVVAVLVASIAFLALFNLPGQYLSDGPEVGESRISETVAFRAFCLLDSTALFLSLSVVVVQITLIAWETRAQKQVVSVVNKMMWAACISTCGAFLSISFVVVGKKSSWMATTITVVGAPILVGTLISLCYFVFRQHFGICGNNSQRRIRRASGSKSFSWSYSANISDLDDYNSDDKIYAL; translated from the exons ATGGATTCAAAATCTTTAAGATTCATAACCCACCAATCATTCTTCTCGGCCGTTCGATCTAATGACCTTGAATCCCTCAAGAGCATCGTCCAGAATGAAGGGCAAGATCTCTCTGTTTGGATGGCCCTTCAAAATGATGAGAAGCAGACTGCTTTGTATGTTTCTGCAGAGAATAATCTTGTCGAGGTTTTCAACTATTTGGTAGGTTTCTGTGATTTGGAGACTGTTATGATGAGGGCTAAAGGGGATATGGATACTTTCCATGTCGCTGCTGCCAGAGGCCATTTGG GAATTGTTCAAGAACTGCTGAAGAAGTGGCCTGAGCTTTGCAAAGTATGCAACTCAACGAACACCAGCCCCCTTTACTCAGCTGCTTCCCAAGGTCATGTAGACGTAGTAAATGCGATACTCGATGCAGATGTGAGCTCGATGATGATTGTTCGGAAAAATGGGAAAACTCCATTGCACACAACTGCCAGATATGGTAGGTTAAACATCGTAAAAGCACTCGTCCAGAGGGATCCAGGTATTGTCTCTATTAAGGATAAGAAGGGCCAAACTGCCTTGCACATGGCTGTTAAAGGTCAGGAGACATCTGTGGTAGATGAATTACTGGAAGCTGATCACTCGATATTAAATGAACGGGACAAAAAGGGTAATATGGCTTTGCATATAGCTACTCGGAAGAATCGTTCTCAG ATAGTTGGACTTTTACTGACTTACGCACATGTCGAGGTCAATGCCATAAATATTCAACGTGAAACTGCGATGGACATAGCAGAGAAACTTCAATACGGAGACTCAGCTCTGGAAATCAAGGAAGCTCTGGTCGAGGCTGGTGCCAAGCACGCAAGACACATAGGCCAAGCTGATGAAGCGATGGAACTCAAAAGAACCGTTAGTGACATTAAGCATGAAGTCCACTCCCAAATCAAACAGAACGAGAAAACACAGAGACGGGTCTCAGGAATTGCCAAAGAACTCAAGAAAATTCACAGAGAAGCCGTtcaaaataccatcaactctgtcACGGTCGTTGCTGTTCTTGTGGCATCCATTGCTTTTCTTGCTCTATTTAACTTGCCCGGTCAGTATCTTTCAGACGGACCAGAAGTAGGCGAATCACGTATTTCAGAAACGGTTGCTTTCCGTGCGTTCTGTCTCTTAGATTCTACTGCCCTTTTCTTATCACTTTCTGTAGTAGTCGTTCAGATCACTTTGATTGCTTGGGAAACCAGAGCTCAAAAACAAGTAGTCTCAGTAGTGAATAAGATGATGTGGGCCGCCTGTATCAGCACTTGTGGGGCGTTTCTATCAATATCTTTTGTCGTCGTGGGGAAGAAAAGTTCTTGGATGGCGACTACGATAACTGTCGTTGGGGCTCCGATTCTCGTGGGGACTTTAATTAGTTTGTGTTACTTCGTTTTCCGACAGCATTTTGGAATATGTGGTAACAATTCTCAGAGACGGATCAGACGAGCAAGCGGAAGCAAATCGTTCTCATGGTCATATTCCGCAAATATTTCTGATTTGGATGATTATAATTCTGATGATAAGATATATGCATTATGA
- the LOC140966133 gene encoding probable calcium-binding protein CML25 → MNVLALQSKAIIYTDSISSSHIVSFSHLSFNPDDNLFVASLPFILIMGLKSLFNRKKKQRRGGGEGLPLTSGNVEPINSRSSSLSSRVRIEEELEQVFKKFDVNGDGKISASELGSIMSSLGNTATEEELDTMIREVDSDGDGFINLQEFIELNTKDIDHDEILENLRDAFQVFDIDKNGSISAEELQDVLMSLGEECTLAECRKMISGVDSDGNGEISFEEFKVMMTMGSRFDAAMEPKID, encoded by the coding sequence ATGAACGTGTTAGCCTTGCAATCCAAAGCAATCATTTATACAGATTCGATCTCTTCGTCTCACATTGTTTCTTTCTCTCATCTTTCATTCAATCCCGACGACAACCTTTTTGTCGCTTCGCTTCCTTTTATTTTGATCATGGGActtaaatcattattcaatcGGAAGAAGAAACAACGCCGCGGTGGTGGGGAAGGACTGCCGCTCACATCGGGGAATGTCGAACCCATAAACTCCAGATCATCGTCTCTGAGTTCCCGTGTCAGGATCGAGGAGGAGTTGGAGCAAGTTTTCAAGAAATTCGACGTCAATGGAGACGGCAAGATCTCTGCGTCCGAGCTGGGTTCTATAATGAGCAGCCTGGGGAACACCGCCACGGAGGAGGAACTGGACACCATGATTCGCGAGGTGGATTCGGACGGGGACGGGTTCATCAATTTACAGGAATTCATCGAGTTGAACACCAAGGACATCGATCATGACGAGATCTTGGAGAATCTGAGGGACGCGTTCCAGGTATTTGATATCGATAAAAACGGATCGATCTCAGCGGAGGAGCTGCAGGATGTGTTGATGAGCCTGGGAGAAGAATGCACGTTGGCTGAATGCAGGAAAATGATAAGCGGGGTGGATTCAGATGGGAATGGGGAGATCAGTTTCGAGGAGTTTAAGGTGATGATGACAATGGGATCTCGTTTTGATGCCGCCATGGAACCAAAGATTGACTGA